The Henckelia pumila isolate YLH828 chromosome 2, ASM3356847v2, whole genome shotgun sequence genome includes a window with the following:
- the LOC140878768 gene encoding uncharacterized protein, with translation MAANANLSLRHFGTPDLNQQPLCIIFPTLEANATFELKSWLIHLLPSFHGLAGEDPHKHLMEFHVVCTNMKPHGVTEEKIQLRAFPFSLKNAAKDWIYYLPPGSITT, from the coding sequence atggctgcaaATGCGAATCTAAGCTTGAGGCATTTTGGAACCCCCGATCTGAATCAACAACCCTTATGCATTATCTTTCCTACTTTAGAagctaatgctacttttgagttAAAATCTTGGCTAATACACTTGttgccttcttttcatggtcttgcaggtgaggatccccaCAAACATCTGATGGAGTTCCACGTGGTTTGCACAAacatgaaaccccatggagtgacggaGGAAAAAATTCAGCTGAGAGCCTTTCCTTTTTCTCTAAAGAATGCTGCAAAGGATTGGATATACTACTTACCTCCTGGATCCATCACTACTTGA